ATCCCGCCGTGCTGGCGGACAGGGTGCTCGACATGGCCGACCGCCTGTTCCGGCACTTCGAGGCCGGCGTAGCGGTCGTCCACGGACGTGGACAGGGATCGACGTACGGCGACACCGGCTGGCCGCCGGTGGCCATGCGCCGGGCCGGCTGACCGAGCCCGGCGCTCAGACGGTCGCGGGCGCCGGTCGCCGCGACGCACACCCCGGCGCCGCGGCCGGCAGGAGGACGTCGTCGACCACGCGCTCCACCGCCTCGACGCTCATGGCGCCGTCCCCGGCAGCCGTGTACCGCTGCCACCAGAAGGCCTGCAGCACCGAGCCCAGCAGGGCCAGCCGTCCCGGTGGGATCGGGGCACCGCGTGCGGCGGACCGCTCCCCGAGCTCGGCGACGACCGCGGCCAGCGGGCGCACCAGCGCGTCGTCCAAACCGGCGCGCAGCTGCTCCTCGTGGCGGGCGGCGCCCACGATGCTGGCGACCGCACGCTCCTCGCGGTCCAGCGGTCGGCTCCACGCGGCGGCGAGGGAGACGAGGTCGGCACGCAGCGAGCCGCCGTCCTCCGGAAGGGAGACGAGGCGGAACCGGCCGACGGCGTGGCGGGCGAGGGCGGCCATGGTGGGCCAACGGCGGTAAATCCCCGCCTTCCCGGCCCGGGCACGGGCGGCGACCCGGTCGCTGTTGAGCCGGCCCCACCCTTCCTCGGCGAGGATGTCCACCGCCACCGAGAGCAGTTGCTCGGAGAGTTCCGGGCTGAGCGGCCGCCCCGGCGTACCGCTCATGACGGGAGTACGTGACGCGACGTCATAGGCACCGCGACATCCTGGCCTGTTGAAAGCGTTACCACAATGCCCTGGACAGGAGAAGTGCGGACGATGTCAGACGCTTGAATGTTGTTGCACCGCCGCACGGCCTTCGCGCAGGTGCGCGCGACGGCTCGGATCAGGCCCCGGCGGCGCTCTCCACGTGGACCTGCAGACCGGACCCGTCCTCGGAGAGCCACCCCTTGCTGCGGGCGTGCGCGATCATCTCGTCCCAGCGAGCCTGCCAGTCCGGTGCCGTCGCTCGCGGCTCGGCGGCGGCCCGCAGGGCGGCCACGTCGAGGACGGCGGTCTCGCTGTCGCGGAACCGCCCGAGGCCGGCCCGCTCCAGCACCTCCGCGGCCTCGTCGTCGGTCACCTGACCCAGGGCCAGGTGCAGCCGGCCGAGGTCGTCGATGTCGACGACCCGCGCCTCCGGACGTTCGTCGGCGCCCGTCACCACCTCCACGATCACGTGGACCTCCTCGCTCGGGGACTCATCCCGCATTTATGGCCATAAACGCCACTACACATGCCAGGGGAAGCCGGTGAAATCGGGGTCGCGCTTCTCGAGGAAGGCATCGCGGCCCTCGACCGCCTCCTCGGCCATGTAGGCCAGGCGGGTGGTCTCCCCCGCGAACAGCTGCTGGCCGACCAAGCCGTCGTCGATCAGGTTGAACGAGTACTTGAGCATCCGCTGCGCGGTCGGGCTCTTGGCGACGATGCGCCTGCCCCAGTCCAGCGCCGTCGCCTCGAGCTCGGCGTGGGGGACGACGCGGTTGACCATGCCCATCGCGTGAGCGTCCTGCGCCGAGTACTCCTCGCCCAGGAAGAAGATCTCGCGGGCGAACTTCTGCCCCACCTGGCGGGCGAGGTAGGCCGAGCCGAAGCCGCCGTCGAAGCTGCCGACGTCGGCGTCGGTCTGCTTGAACCGGGCGTGCTCGGCACTGGCCAGGGTCAGGTCCGAGACGACGTGCAGGCTGTGCCCGCCGCCCGCGGCCCAGCCGGGGACGACGCAGATGACCACCTTGGGCATGAAGCGGATCAGCCGCTGCGCCTCGAGGACGTGCAGCCGGCCCAGTCCTCCCCCGCCCGCACCACCCCCAGCAGCACGCGCCCCTGCCTCGTGCTCGTAGCCGTACTTCCCGCGCACCCGCTGGTCGCCGCCCGAGCAGAACGCCCAGCCGCCGTCCTTGGGGCTCGGGCCGTTGCCGGTGAGGATGACGCAGCCGACGTCGGTGGACAGCCGCGCGTGCTCCAGCGCGGCGATCAGCTCGTCGACGCTCTGCGGGCGGAAGGCGTTGCGCACCTCGGGCCGGTCGAACGCGATGCGGACGACGCCGGCGTCCACGGCCCGGTGGTAGGTGATGTCCTCGAAGTCGAACCCGTCGACCGGCCGCCACGCGGTGCTGTCGAAGATCTCGGAGACGTCGTCGCGGGCGCTCATGCGCTCGAACCTAACGCGGGCGCCCGGAGCCGGTACCGCCCCGTCACGGGGCGAGCAGCCCGCCGACCGGGTCGGTGACCCCGTCGATGATGTCCGTCACCGGATCTGTCGCCGGGTCCAGCGTCTCGCAGAGGCAGTCCTCGGGGTCCGGTGCGGGTTCCGGTGTGGGCTGCTCCTTTGCGGGTTCTTCCTGTGCGGGTTGCTGGTTGCCGCCCCCGCCGGGTCGCTGGGGGGCCGGCGCGGGGGATCCCCCGCCGGACGGTGCTCCGCCGGACGGCGCTCCGCCGGCGCC
The DNA window shown above is from Blastococcus colisei and carries:
- a CDS encoding TetR-like C-terminal domain-containing protein, with protein sequence MSGTPGRPLSPELSEQLLSVAVDILAEEGWGRLNSDRVAARARAGKAGIYRRWPTMAALARHAVGRFRLVSLPEDGGSLRADLVSLAAAWSRPLDREERAVASIVGAARHEEQLRAGLDDALVRPLAAVVAELGERSAARGAPIPPGRLALLGSVLQAFWWQRYTAAGDGAMSVEAVERVVDDVLLPAAAPGCASRRPAPATV
- a CDS encoding 1,4-dihydroxy-2-naphthoyl-CoA synthase — its product is MSARDDVSEIFDSTAWRPVDGFDFEDITYHRAVDAGVVRIAFDRPEVRNAFRPQSVDELIAALEHARLSTDVGCVILTGNGPSPKDGGWAFCSGGDQRVRGKYGYEHEAGARAAGGGAGGGGLGRLHVLEAQRLIRFMPKVVICVVPGWAAGGGHSLHVVSDLTLASAEHARFKQTDADVGSFDGGFGSAYLARQVGQKFAREIFFLGEEYSAQDAHAMGMVNRVVPHAELEATALDWGRRIVAKSPTAQRMLKYSFNLIDDGLVGQQLFAGETTRLAYMAEEAVEGRDAFLEKRDPDFTGFPWHV